One Nocardia sp. BMG111209 DNA segment encodes these proteins:
- a CDS encoding DUF6941 family protein: MKISVLLADSAQAGADGKVHALGIGWSTIGTPTAPMSVIVLSDLDDEDREEQYSFTVTLCDRDGAAYEFETETGKHSLSLDITLPAPPPNGVPGARRLAAVANLGPGLLLPPASYHWVAAVAGSQLRGSTMFTVVPQN; this comes from the coding sequence GTGAAGATCTCGGTACTCCTCGCCGACTCGGCGCAGGCCGGTGCGGACGGCAAGGTGCACGCGCTCGGCATCGGATGGTCGACCATCGGCACGCCGACGGCACCGATGTCGGTCATCGTGCTGTCGGATCTCGACGACGAGGATCGTGAGGAGCAGTACAGCTTCACGGTCACGCTGTGCGATCGGGACGGCGCCGCATACGAATTCGAGACCGAGACCGGCAAACACTCGCTCTCCCTGGACATCACGCTGCCGGCCCCGCCGCCCAACGGCGTGCCCGGCGCCCGCCGCCTGGCCGCGGTCGCCAACCTCGGACCCGGCCTGCTGCTGCCGCCGGCCAGCTACCACTGGGTCGCCGCGGTCGCCGGTTCGCAGCTGCGGGGCAGCACGATGTTCACGGTCGTCCCGCAGAACTGA
- a CDS encoding methylated-DNA--[protein]-cysteine S-methyltransferase has product MTIYTTWQSPLCELLLVGERTSAGAAVSAIAMAGGRRTAVSPQWTPDADAFAPVVTQLSEYLAGVRQEFDLEFAVSGTAFQHRVWQALDAIPYGTTVTYSDIADRIGAPRSVRAVGTANGANPLMIVRPCHRVIGRDGSLHGYAGGLERKRQLLALEGAGRLVAADSLLSAGLGAGSGSGVA; this is encoded by the coding sequence ATGACCATCTACACGACGTGGCAGAGCCCCCTGTGTGAACTGTTGCTGGTCGGGGAGCGGACCTCGGCCGGGGCAGCGGTGAGCGCGATCGCCATGGCCGGCGGCCGGCGCACGGCCGTCTCGCCGCAGTGGACTCCGGACGCGGACGCGTTCGCTCCCGTCGTCACGCAACTGTCGGAGTACCTCGCAGGCGTTCGGCAGGAGTTCGATCTCGAATTCGCGGTGTCCGGCACCGCTTTTCAGCATCGGGTGTGGCAGGCCCTCGACGCGATCCCCTACGGCACCACGGTCACCTACAGCGATATCGCCGATCGGATCGGCGCGCCGCGCTCGGTCCGGGCCGTCGGCACGGCGAACGGCGCCAATCCGCTGATGATCGTCCGGCCGTGCCACCGCGTGATCGGCCGCGACGGATCGCTGCACGGGTATGCCGGCGGCCTGGAACGCAAACGGCAACTGCTGGCCCTGGAGGGTGCGGGCCGCCTCGTGGCGGCGGATTCGCTGCTCAGCGCCGGGCTCGGCGCAGGATCGGGGTCGGGTGTGGCGTGA
- a CDS encoding DEAD/DEAH box helicase has translation MSTSPVDSVSSFDDERDAADPSFADLGIDDRLLAAIADVGYESPSPIQAATIPPLLAGSDVVGLAQTGTGKTAAFAIPILMGIGARAEKGKAPQALVLAPTRELAIQVAEAFGRYSAHLPGVHVLPVYGGQNYAVQLSGLRRGAQVVVGTPGRVIDHLERGTLDLTQLRYLVLDEADEMLKMGFQEDVERILADTPAEKQVALFSATMPSVIRKISKQYLKDPVEITVKAKTTTATNIGQRYLYVSHQRKLDALTRILEVETFEAMIIFVRTKQVTEELAEKLRARGYSAAAINGDIAQAQRERTIGQLKSGQLDILVATDVAARGLDVERISHVVNYDIPHDTESYVHRIGRTGRAGRSGEALLFVTPRERRLLDAIERATRQPLTEIPLPSVEDVNAQRVVKFHDQITENLNSENLALFRKLIEDYEAEHNIPLADIAAALAASAHEGDNFFMEPEPEPQRRERGSRKFEERGYDDRSGERHFEDRTPREPGVNRTTGVEMATYRISVGKRHRVVPGAIVGAIANEGGLRRSDFGHISIRPDHSLVELPAQLSPETLDALRDTRISGVLIDLQPDQGPPGFRPTNRAPRRDHKRPDYKRPDRRKPRS, from the coding sequence ATGAGCACCTCACCGGTCGACAGCGTTTCTTCCTTCGACGACGAGAGGGACGCCGCCGACCCGTCCTTCGCCGATCTCGGCATCGATGACCGCCTGCTGGCGGCCATTGCCGACGTCGGCTACGAATCGCCGTCGCCGATCCAGGCCGCGACGATTCCGCCGCTGCTGGCCGGTTCCGATGTGGTCGGACTGGCCCAGACGGGCACCGGCAAGACCGCCGCCTTCGCCATCCCGATCCTGATGGGTATCGGGGCGCGGGCCGAGAAGGGCAAGGCGCCGCAGGCGCTGGTTCTGGCTCCCACCCGCGAACTCGCGATCCAGGTGGCCGAGGCGTTCGGCCGCTACTCCGCGCATCTGCCCGGGGTACACGTGCTGCCGGTGTACGGCGGCCAGAATTACGCCGTGCAGCTGTCCGGGCTGCGTCGCGGCGCCCAGGTCGTGGTGGGCACTCCCGGTCGCGTCATCGACCATCTGGAGCGCGGCACGCTCGATCTGACGCAGCTGCGGTACCTCGTGCTCGACGAGGCCGACGAGATGCTCAAGATGGGCTTCCAGGAGGACGTCGAGCGGATCCTCGCCGACACCCCCGCCGAGAAGCAGGTGGCGCTGTTCTCCGCGACCATGCCGAGCGTGATCCGGAAGATCTCCAAGCAGTACCTCAAGGATCCGGTCGAGATCACGGTCAAGGCCAAGACGACCACCGCCACCAACATCGGCCAGCGCTACCTGTACGTCTCGCATCAGCGCAAGCTCGACGCCCTGACGCGCATCCTCGAGGTCGAGACCTTCGAGGCGATGATCATCTTCGTGCGCACCAAGCAGGTCACCGAGGAATTGGCCGAGAAGCTGCGCGCCCGTGGGTATTCCGCGGCGGCCATCAACGGCGACATCGCGCAGGCCCAGCGCGAGCGCACGATCGGCCAGCTGAAATCCGGGCAGCTGGACATCCTGGTCGCCACCGACGTGGCCGCGCGCGGCCTCGACGTGGAACGCATCTCGCACGTGGTCAACTACGACATCCCGCACGACACCGAGTCGTACGTGCACCGCATCGGCCGCACCGGCCGCGCCGGGCGCTCCGGTGAGGCGCTGCTGTTCGTCACCCCGCGCGAGCGCCGCCTGCTGGACGCCATCGAGCGGGCCACCCGGCAGCCGCTCACCGAGATCCCGTTGCCCAGCGTCGAGGACGTGAACGCGCAGCGCGTGGTGAAATTCCACGACCAGATCACCGAGAACCTGAATTCGGAGAATCTGGCGCTGTTCCGGAAGCTGATCGAGGACTACGAGGCCGAGCACAACATCCCGCTCGCCGATATCGCCGCCGCCCTGGCCGCCTCGGCCCACGAGGGCGACAACTTCTTCATGGAGCCCGAGCCGGAACCGCAACGGCGGGAACGTGGTTCGCGCAAGTTCGAGGAGCGCGGCTACGACGACCGTTCGGGCGAACGGCATTTCGAGGATCGGACCCCGCGCGAACCGGGTGTGAATCGCACCACCGGCGTGGAGATGGCCACCTACCGGATCTCGGTCGGCAAGCGGCACCGCGTGGTGCCGGGCGCCATCGTCGGCGCCATCGCCAACGAAGGTGGTTTGCGCCGAAGCGATTTCGGTCACATCAGCATCCGCCCCGACCACAGTCTCGTCGAGCTGCCCGCGCAGTTGTCGCCGGAGACCCTGGACGCGTTGCGCGACACCAGGATCAGCGGGGTGCTGATCGATCTGCAACCGGATCAGGGCCCGCCCGGCTTCCGGCCGACCAACCGGGCGCCGCGCCGCGACCACAAGCGCCCGGACTACAAGCGGCCGGACCGCCGCAAGCCCCGCAGTTAG
- a CDS encoding CGNR zinc finger domain-containing protein, which yields MHLNPYGGSAAELAALLVNAGPDADPLALLGDFGYRPLADLDDRQRAALRRWIERLDAIFTAPEIGPLNALLAETTSRPYISTHDGRPPHLHYALEDAPLDERVKAYTAAGLASLFCEDPGRIGRCARPGCRLVFVDTSRNGRRRFCSTRCSTRVHVAEHRSRAAVR from the coding sequence GTGCATCTCAACCCTTACGGAGGATCCGCCGCCGAACTGGCCGCCCTGCTGGTCAACGCCGGCCCGGACGCGGACCCGCTCGCACTGCTCGGCGATTTCGGCTACCGCCCGCTGGCCGACCTCGACGACCGGCAGCGGGCGGCCCTGCGCCGCTGGATCGAGCGCCTCGACGCGATCTTCACCGCGCCGGAGATCGGGCCGCTGAATGCGCTGCTGGCCGAAACCACCAGCCGCCCTTACATTTCCACGCACGACGGCCGGCCGCCGCATCTGCACTACGCGCTCGAGGACGCGCCGCTGGACGAGCGGGTGAAGGCCTACACCGCCGCCGGTCTGGCCAGCCTGTTCTGCGAGGATCCCGGCCGGATCGGGCGGTGCGCCCGGCCGGGCTGCCGCCTCGTCTTCGTCGACACCTCGCGCAACGGGCGGCGGCGCTTCTGCTCGACCCGGTGCTCCACCCGCGTGCACGTGGCGGAGCACCGGTCACGCGCCGCGGTGCGCTGA
- a CDS encoding acyl-CoA dehydrogenase family protein, translated as MKLALSPEEVAFRDDLNRFYRTEIPQEIRDKVQYGLDLTRDDVVTSHKILNDAGLAVPRWPVEWGGKNWTPMQLHLWEDELQLASVPDPLTFNANMIGPVIAQFGSPELKQRFLPATAALDIWWCQGFSEPDAGSDLASLRTTAVRDGDSYIVNGQKIWTTMAQWADWIFCLVRTDPNAPKRQAGISLVLFDVKTPGVTIRPIKLIDGRHEVNEVFFENVRVPADQLVGEENQGWTYAKFLLGNERTGITAVGRTKVRLAVAKEYAAQAKSGKSTLLDDPRFAARLAGIENELLALELTLLRVVANSSEGRPNPASSVLKMRGSELQQAATELLLDIAGPDALPVGGAETASPDWAQRTGPSYLNFRKTTIYGGSSEVQRTIIASTILGL; from the coding sequence ATGAAACTTGCCCTGTCACCCGAAGAGGTGGCCTTCCGGGACGACTTGAACCGGTTCTACCGGACCGAGATCCCGCAGGAGATCCGGGACAAGGTCCAATACGGCCTGGACCTCACCCGGGACGATGTCGTCACCTCGCACAAGATTCTCAACGACGCCGGGCTCGCGGTGCCGCGCTGGCCGGTCGAATGGGGTGGCAAGAACTGGACCCCGATGCAGCTGCACCTCTGGGAGGACGAGTTGCAGCTGGCCAGTGTGCCCGATCCACTGACCTTCAACGCCAACATGATCGGCCCGGTGATCGCCCAGTTCGGCTCGCCGGAGCTGAAGCAGCGGTTCCTGCCCGCCACCGCCGCGCTGGACATCTGGTGGTGCCAGGGCTTCTCCGAACCCGACGCCGGCTCCGATCTGGCCTCGCTGCGCACCACCGCGGTGCGCGACGGCGATTCGTACATCGTGAACGGGCAGAAGATCTGGACCACGATGGCCCAGTGGGCCGACTGGATCTTCTGTCTCGTGCGCACCGACCCGAACGCGCCGAAGCGGCAGGCGGGTATCTCCCTGGTGCTGTTCGACGTCAAGACCCCGGGTGTGACCATCCGCCCGATCAAGCTGATCGACGGCCGGCACGAGGTCAACGAGGTCTTCTTCGAGAACGTCCGGGTGCCCGCCGATCAACTGGTCGGCGAGGAGAATCAGGGCTGGACCTACGCGAAGTTCCTGCTCGGCAACGAGCGCACCGGCATCACGGCCGTCGGCCGGACCAAGGTCCGGCTCGCGGTGGCGAAAGAATATGCCGCACAGGCGAAGTCGGGCAAGAGCACGCTGCTCGACGATCCGCGGTTCGCCGCCCGTCTGGCCGGGATCGAGAACGAATTGCTGGCGCTGGAGCTGACTCTGCTGCGCGTGGTCGCCAATTCCAGTGAGGGCAGGCCGAATCCGGCCTCCTCGGTGCTGAAGATGCGCGGCTCGGAACTACAGCAGGCCGCCACCGAACTGCTGCTCGACATCGCCGGGCCGGACGCGCTCCCGGTGGGGGGCGCCGAAACCGCCTCGCCGGACTGGGCGCAGCGCACCGGCCCGAGTTATCTGAATTTCCGCAAGACCACCATCTACGGAGGTTCGAGCGAAGTGCAGCGCACCATCATCGCCTCCACCATCCTCGGATTGTGA
- a CDS encoding dihydrofolate reductase family protein has product MRTLCAAAFLSFDGVAESPGDWMRPYLTPAIDEEMLDLLDEADGFLFGRNTFQEMAGTWQQRTGPMADLYNTTPKYVVSNTLRQPSWRHSQVLADPVTDRVRELKAAGDGLLLVIGSPELVRRLTAADQIDEYRFLLAPLILGKGKRLFPDGIHLPLTLIDAKIYESGVTQLRYTPTRS; this is encoded by the coding sequence ATGCGAACCTTGTGCGCCGCGGCGTTTCTCAGTTTCGACGGCGTCGCCGAGTCCCCCGGCGACTGGATGCGGCCCTACCTGACCCCCGCGATCGACGAGGAGATGCTCGACCTGCTCGACGAGGCCGACGGATTCCTCTTCGGCCGCAACACCTTCCAGGAGATGGCCGGTACCTGGCAGCAGCGCACCGGGCCGATGGCCGACCTCTACAACACCACCCCGAAGTACGTGGTGTCGAATACGCTGCGGCAGCCGTCGTGGCGGCATTCGCAGGTGCTCGCCGATCCGGTGACCGACCGGGTGCGCGAGTTGAAGGCCGCGGGCGACGGACTGCTGCTCGTGATCGGCAGCCCGGAACTGGTCCGGCGGCTCACCGCGGCCGACCAGATCGACGAATACCGCTTCCTGCTGGCACCGCTGATCCTGGGCAAGGGTAAGCGGCTGTTCCCGGACGGCATCCACCTGCCGCTGACGCTGATCGACGCCAAGATCTACGAATCCGGCGTCACCCAGTTGCGCTACACGCCGACCCGTTCCTGA
- a CDS encoding NAD(P)/FAD-dependent oxidoreductase has translation MEHLDVVIVGAGLSGIGAAYRLQTELPGKSYAVLEARDTLGGTWDLFRYPGVRSDSDMFTLGYPFKPWRAAKSIADGAAILEYLTETAAQFDIDRRIRYGVKVIAADWDGAAARWTLTLARDGRTETLTCGFLYCCAGYYDYEQPHAPQFPGVEDFAGTLVHPQFWPADLDYTGARVVVIGSGATAVTLVPAMAETAGRVTMLQRTPTWISPVPGRDKYADRIRALLPAGPAHRLIRTKNILFNVGFYQYCRRRPESARRLLTGLATRILKDERLVAEHFTPTYGVWDQRLCAVPDADFFKALKRDRAEVVTDQIDRFVPEGIRLASGRTLPADVVVSATGLRLLAFGGITLSVDGAPVRLPDHYVWQGAMLTGIPNFAVCIGYTNSSWTLRADLTSRLVCRVLAFADRRGYRAVVPEPDGPLGEHPLLDLSSGYIQRSIGEFPRQGDRRPWRVRQNYLLDAATTLRTRMGRTLKPVRDQERVGV, from the coding sequence ATGGAACATCTCGACGTCGTGATCGTGGGGGCCGGCCTGTCCGGGATCGGTGCCGCCTACCGGCTGCAGACCGAACTGCCCGGTAAGAGTTACGCCGTGCTGGAGGCCCGCGACACACTCGGCGGCACCTGGGACCTGTTCCGCTATCCCGGCGTGCGGTCGGATTCCGACATGTTCACCCTCGGATATCCGTTCAAGCCGTGGCGGGCGGCGAAGTCGATCGCCGACGGCGCCGCGATCCTCGAATATCTCACCGAGACCGCCGCGCAGTTCGATATCGATCGGCGAATCCGCTACGGCGTCAAGGTGATCGCCGCCGACTGGGACGGCGCGGCGGCCCGCTGGACGCTGACCCTGGCCCGCGACGGCCGGACCGAGACCCTCACCTGTGGCTTCCTCTACTGCTGCGCGGGCTACTACGACTACGAACAGCCGCACGCCCCGCAGTTCCCCGGCGTCGAGGACTTCGCCGGGACGCTGGTCCATCCGCAGTTCTGGCCCGCGGACCTGGACTACACGGGTGCGCGGGTCGTGGTGATCGGCAGCGGCGCCACCGCCGTCACCCTGGTGCCGGCGATGGCGGAGACGGCCGGCCGGGTCACCATGTTGCAGCGCACCCCCACCTGGATCTCGCCGGTGCCCGGCCGCGACAAGTACGCCGACCGGATCCGCGCGCTGTTGCCGGCCGGACCGGCCCACCGCCTGATCCGCACCAAGAACATCCTGTTCAACGTCGGCTTCTACCAGTACTGCCGGCGCCGCCCGGAATCGGCGCGCCGGCTGCTGACCGGCCTGGCCACCCGCATCCTGAAGGACGAACGGCTGGTCGCCGAGCATTTCACCCCCACCTACGGGGTATGGGATCAGCGGTTGTGCGCGGTGCCGGACGCCGATTTCTTCAAGGCGCTGAAGCGGGACCGGGCCGAGGTGGTCACCGATCAGATCGACCGGTTCGTGCCGGAGGGTATCCGCCTGGCCTCGGGCCGGACCCTGCCCGCCGATGTGGTGGTGTCCGCGACCGGCTTGCGGCTGCTGGCCTTCGGCGGCATCACGCTGTCGGTGGACGGCGCGCCGGTGCGGCTGCCGGACCATTACGTCTGGCAGGGCGCGATGCTCACCGGCATCCCCAACTTCGCGGTCTGCATCGGTTACACCAATTCGTCCTGGACGCTGCGCGCCGACCTCACCTCGCGACTGGTGTGCCGGGTACTGGCCTTCGCCGACCGCCGCGGCTACCGGGCCGTGGTGCCGGAACCGGACGGGCCGCTGGGTGAGCATCCACTGCTGGATCTGAGCTCCGGCTACATCCAGCGCTCGATCGGGGAATTCCCGCGCCAGGGCGATCGGCGGCCGTGGCGGGTGCGGCAGAACTATCTGCTGGACGCGGCGACCACGCTGCGCACCCGGATGGGTCGGACGCTGAAGCCGGTCCGCGATCAGGAACGGGTCGGCGTGTAG
- a CDS encoding GNAT family N-acetyltransferase, producing the protein MRFEPTEDPAEFQRRAGAFLSRDPLPHTVIIAVLQRLLHGTGETETTFVSVHDGDTVTGVAMHTRGYDACLGTVPAAAIPGLVALFADRPVALSGVQGRTESATDFARRWTALRGIGFRQKAAMLLYRLDDLRLPRVPGSARRATAADIDLCTRWMAAMNEEVGAGYPPEAVPGRIADGLVWLWEYDGIPVSLAGEQIPVYGWSRIGPVYTPPAARGRGYGSAVTADASKRLRDSGCRVCLFTDTANPTSNKIYRDIGYVPVGDFVHYRFGAAA; encoded by the coding sequence ATGAGGTTCGAGCCGACCGAAGATCCGGCCGAGTTCCAGCGTCGCGCCGGAGCGTTCCTGTCCCGTGACCCGTTGCCGCACACGGTGATCATCGCCGTGCTGCAGCGATTGCTGCACGGCACCGGCGAGACCGAGACCACGTTCGTCTCGGTACACGACGGCGACACGGTGACCGGGGTCGCCATGCACACCCGCGGCTACGACGCCTGCCTCGGCACCGTGCCCGCCGCCGCGATCCCGGGCCTGGTGGCGCTGTTCGCCGATCGCCCGGTGGCGCTCAGTGGCGTACAGGGCCGCACCGAATCCGCGACGGATTTCGCCCGCCGGTGGACCGCGTTGCGCGGCATCGGTTTCCGGCAGAAGGCCGCCATGCTGCTGTACCGGCTCGACGACCTGCGCCTGCCGCGGGTGCCCGGATCCGCCCGGCGCGCCACCGCCGCCGACATCGACCTGTGCACGCGCTGGATGGCGGCGATGAACGAGGAGGTCGGCGCCGGCTACCCGCCCGAGGCCGTGCCCGGCCGGATCGCCGACGGTCTGGTGTGGTTGTGGGAGTACGACGGCATCCCGGTCTCGCTGGCCGGGGAGCAGATCCCGGTGTACGGCTGGAGCCGGATCGGCCCGGTCTACACCCCGCCCGCAGCGCGCGGCCGCGGCTACGGCTCGGCGGTCACCGCGGACGCCTCGAAGCGGTTGCGCGACAGCGGATGCCGGGTGTGCCTGTTCACCGATACCGCGAATCCGACCTCGAACAAGATCTATCGGGACATCGGCTACGTGCCGGTCGGCGACTTCGTGCACTACCGCTTCGGCGCCGCGGCATAG
- a CDS encoding nuclear transport factor 2 family protein, translated as MDLVALEQIRTLKYRYLRALDLKNWDEFGDTLAADAVGRYGSPSGGQPLHFTGRDEIVGYMRTALDANIITVHVCSHPIIEIAGDTATGSWCLEDTVIVPEHGVAIRGAAYYEDRYRREDGRWWIAHTGYRRLYEGMLPLTGFTLTANRWDPAATH; from the coding sequence ATGGATCTCGTTGCCTTGGAGCAGATCCGTACGCTCAAGTACCGCTATCTGCGCGCGCTGGACCTGAAGAACTGGGACGAGTTCGGCGATACGCTCGCCGCCGACGCGGTCGGGCGCTACGGTTCGCCGTCGGGCGGGCAGCCGCTGCACTTCACCGGCCGCGACGAGATCGTCGGCTATATGCGCACCGCGCTGGACGCCAACATCATCACCGTGCACGTGTGCAGTCATCCGATCATCGAGATCGCCGGCGACACCGCCACCGGCAGCTGGTGCCTGGAGGACACGGTGATCGTGCCCGAGCACGGCGTGGCCATCCGCGGCGCCGCCTACTACGAGGACCGCTACCGGCGCGAGGACGGCCGCTGGTGGATCGCCCACACCGGATATCGGCGGCTCTACGAGGGCATGCTGCCCCTGACCGGATTCACCCTCACCGCCAACCGCTGGGACCCGGCCGCCACCCACTGA
- a CDS encoding acyl-CoA dehydrogenase family protein, with translation MDFELTEEQVLLGATVRDLLARAYDQESRLKTLETESGWSREVWSQLAELGVLGLSFDEEDGGAGAGPVETMVVLEELGRRQAPEPLLDAVLLPGGLVRAVGTAEQRQRILPEVAGGARLLAFAHDEPGSRWPDTEVAVTAVADGSGFRLSGVKNPVAHGDCADELVVSAVLPTGGTGLFLVAATAEGVRRTPYRTYDERRGAQIDFESAPAELLGGPEAGDASGAIAAAIVAAQASLNAEAVGAMTEALRLTSEYLKTRKQFGVTLSKFQALTHRAADMYVSLELARSMSYYATAALADGVTDPMIASRAKLQVDRSGRHIGQEAVQMHGGIGITTEYPVSHYVARLTAIGRTFGSDLEHLRLLADRVAGYGLAEL, from the coding sequence ATGGATTTCGAACTCACCGAGGAGCAGGTGCTGCTCGGCGCCACCGTGCGCGATCTGCTGGCCCGCGCCTACGACCAGGAGTCGCGGCTGAAGACGCTCGAGACCGAATCGGGCTGGAGCCGCGAGGTCTGGTCCCAGCTGGCCGAATTGGGCGTGCTGGGCCTGAGTTTCGACGAGGAGGACGGCGGCGCCGGCGCGGGGCCGGTGGAGACGATGGTCGTGCTCGAGGAGCTGGGCCGCCGTCAGGCGCCGGAGCCGCTGCTGGACGCGGTGCTGCTGCCCGGCGGGCTGGTGCGCGCGGTCGGCACCGCCGAACAGCGGCAGCGGATCCTGCCGGAGGTGGCCGGCGGCGCCCGGCTGCTGGCCTTCGCGCACGACGAGCCGGGCTCGCGCTGGCCGGATACCGAGGTGGCGGTCACCGCCGTCGCCGACGGTTCCGGATTCCGGCTGTCCGGCGTGAAAAACCCGGTGGCCCACGGCGATTGCGCCGACGAGCTGGTGGTCAGCGCCGTGCTGCCGACCGGCGGCACCGGGCTGTTCCTGGTCGCCGCGACGGCCGAGGGGGTGCGGCGCACGCCGTACCGCACCTACGACGAGCGGCGCGGCGCGCAGATCGACTTCGAGTCCGCCCCGGCGGAACTGCTCGGCGGGCCGGAGGCCGGCGACGCGAGCGGCGCGATCGCGGCGGCGATCGTGGCCGCGCAGGCGAGCCTGAACGCCGAGGCGGTCGGCGCGATGACCGAGGCGCTACGGCTGACCAGTGAATATCTCAAGACCCGCAAGCAGTTCGGCGTGACCCTGTCGAAGTTCCAGGCGCTGACCCACCGCGCCGCGGACATGTACGTATCGCTGGAACTGGCCCGCAGCATGAGCTACTACGCCACCGCCGCACTGGCCGACGGCGTCACGGATCCGATGATCGCGTCGCGGGCCAAACTCCAGGTGGATCGCAGCGGCCGGCACATCGGGCAGGAGGCGGTCCAGATGCACGGCGGGATCGGCATCACCACCGAATATCCGGTGAGCCACTACGTCGCCCGGCTGACCGCCATCGGCCGGACCTTCGGCTCGGATCTCGAACATCTGCGGCTGCTCGCCGACCGGGTGGCGGGATACGGCCTGGCCGAACTCTGA
- a CDS encoding pyridoxamine 5'-phosphate oxidase family protein — protein sequence MAVHRERELRELTDGDSLRLLATVRFGRLVVNRHSVPMIRPANHLVEGDDLIIYAAHGGGPHYPDRQVVAYEADTIDHETQLGWCVILTGPVVVIGDDEAAARYERLTDPWLPGARHRILRMRPDVVTGIELVGAAGAPRPANGARP from the coding sequence ATGGCGGTCCACCGTGAGCGAGAGTTGCGCGAACTGACGGACGGGGACTCGCTGCGACTGCTCGCCACGGTGCGCTTCGGCCGGCTGGTCGTCAACCGGCATTCCGTGCCGATGATCCGTCCCGCCAACCATCTCGTGGAGGGCGACGATCTGATCATCTACGCCGCCCACGGCGGCGGCCCGCACTATCCCGACCGGCAGGTGGTCGCCTACGAGGCCGACACCATCGACCACGAGACCCAGCTGGGCTGGTGCGTGATTCTCACCGGCCCGGTCGTGGTGATCGGCGACGACGAGGCGGCGGCCCGGTACGAACGGCTGACCGATCCGTGGCTGCCCGGCGCGCGGCACCGGATCCTGCGGATGCGCCCCGATGTCGTCACCGGTATCGAACTGGTCGGCGCGGCCGGTGCGCCGCGTCCGGCGAACGGCGCTCGGCCCTGA
- a CDS encoding VIT family protein, translated as MSGRLNWLRAGVLGANDGIVSVAGIVVGVAAATTNQTAILTAGAAGLVAGAVSMALGEYVSVSTQRDSERALLAVERRELAEQPELELAELAAIYEGKGLSPATAWKVAEELTAQDAFTAHAEAELGIDPTDLTDPRLAAGSSALSFTLGALLPLLAILTPVAIRLPVTVAAVLAALAVTGATGARLGRAPVARATMRVLVGGALAMATTYLIGGAVGLAV; from the coding sequence TTGTCCGGTCGGCTGAATTGGTTGCGCGCGGGCGTGCTCGGCGCCAACGACGGCATCGTCTCGGTCGCGGGCATCGTGGTGGGCGTGGCTGCGGCGACGACGAATCAGACCGCGATCCTGACCGCGGGGGCCGCCGGTCTGGTGGCCGGCGCGGTATCGATGGCGCTCGGCGAATACGTCTCGGTGAGTACCCAGCGCGACAGCGAGCGGGCCCTGCTGGCCGTCGAGCGGCGCGAACTGGCCGAACAGCCCGAACTGGAACTCGCCGAACTCGCGGCCATCTACGAGGGCAAGGGGCTCAGCCCGGCGACCGCGTGGAAGGTGGCCGAGGAGCTCACCGCGCAGGACGCCTTCACCGCGCACGCCGAGGCCGAATTGGGTATCGATCCCACGGATCTCACCGATCCCCGGCTGGCCGCGGGATCGTCGGCGCTGTCGTTCACCCTCGGCGCGTTGCTGCCGCTGCTGGCGATCCTGACGCCGGTGGCGATCCGGCTACCGGTCACCGTCGCGGCGGTGCTGGCGGCGCTGGCCGTGACGGGCGCGACCGGCGCGCGGCTGGGCCGGGCGCCGGTCGCGCGGGCGACGATGCGGGTACTCGTCGGCGGCGCGCTGGCGATGGCGACCACCTATCTCATCGGCGGGGCGGTCGGACTCGCCGTCTGA